The Myotis daubentonii chromosome 9, mMyoDau2.1, whole genome shotgun sequence genome has a segment encoding these proteins:
- the PLEKHB1 gene encoding pleckstrin homology domain-containing family B member 1 isoform X1, producing the protein MLLWPARNMSPAAPVPPDSVLGSPFEEMALVRGGWLWRQSSILRRWKRNWFALWLDGTLGYYHDENAQDEEDRVLIRSNVRNIKIGQECQDVQPPEGRSRDGLLTVSLREGSRLHLCAETQDDAIAWKTALLEANSTPAPAGATVPPRSRRVCPKVRCVTSSWSPCNVERRIWVRIYSPYQDYYEVVSPNAHEATYVRSYYGPPYGQPYPGPGGVTHVVVREDPCYSSGAPLAMGMLAGAATGAALGSLMWSPCWF; encoded by the exons ATGCTGCTCTGGCCGGCGAGGAACATGAGCCCTGCAGCCCcg GTCCCGCCTGACTCCGTCCTGGGAAGTCCTTTTGAagaaatggccctggtgaggggTGGCTGGCTGTGGAGACAGA GCTCTATCCTTCGCCGCTGGAAACGGAACTGGTTCGCTCTGTGGCTGGATGGGACCCTGGGCTACTACCATGACGAGAATGCGCAGGACGAGGAGGACCGTGTGCTTATCCGCTCCAATGTTCGCAACATAAAGATCGGCCAGGAGTGCCAGG ATGTGCAGCCCCCAGAGGGCCGGAGCCGAGATGGGCTGCTGACTGTGAGTCTACGGGAAGGCTCCCGCCTGCACCTGTGTGCGGAGACGCAGGATGACGCCAT AGCTTGGAAGACTGCGCTGCTGGAGGCGAATTCCACCCCG GCCCCAGCTGGAGCCACCGTCCCTCCCAGAAGCCGCCGGGTTTGCCCCAAGGTCAGGTGTGTGACCAGCTCGTGGAGCCCCTGTAATGTTGAGAGGCGAATCTGG GTGCGTATCTACAGCCCGTACCAGGACTACTATGAGGTGGTGTCCCCCAACGCGCACGAGGCCACATATGTTCGAAGCTACTATGGACCGCCCTACGGACAGCCCTACCCAG GCCCCGGAGGCGTAACGCACGTGGTAGTGCGGGAGGATCCCTGCTACAGCTCGGGAGCCCCGCTGGCCATGGGCATGCTCGCGGGGGCGGCCACCGGTGCGGCGCTGGGCTCGCTCATGTGGTCGCCCTGTTGGTTCTGA
- the PLEKHB1 gene encoding pleckstrin homology domain-containing family B member 1 isoform X3 has protein sequence MALVRGGWLWRQSSILRRWKRNWFALWLDGTLGYYHDENAQDEEDRVLIRSNVRNIKIGQECQDVQPPEGRSRDGLLTVSLREGSRLHLCAETQDDAIAWKTALLEANSTPAPAGATVPPRSRRVCPKVRCVTSSWSPCNVERRIWVRIYSPYQDYYEVVSPNAHEATYVRSYYGPPYGQPYPGPGGVTHVVVREDPCYSSGAPLAMGMLAGAATGAALGSLMWSPCWF, from the exons atggccctggtgaggggTGGCTGGCTGTGGAGACAGA GCTCTATCCTTCGCCGCTGGAAACGGAACTGGTTCGCTCTGTGGCTGGATGGGACCCTGGGCTACTACCATGACGAGAATGCGCAGGACGAGGAGGACCGTGTGCTTATCCGCTCCAATGTTCGCAACATAAAGATCGGCCAGGAGTGCCAGG ATGTGCAGCCCCCAGAGGGCCGGAGCCGAGATGGGCTGCTGACTGTGAGTCTACGGGAAGGCTCCCGCCTGCACCTGTGTGCGGAGACGCAGGATGACGCCAT AGCTTGGAAGACTGCGCTGCTGGAGGCGAATTCCACCCCG GCCCCAGCTGGAGCCACCGTCCCTCCCAGAAGCCGCCGGGTTTGCCCCAAGGTCAGGTGTGTGACCAGCTCGTGGAGCCCCTGTAATGTTGAGAGGCGAATCTGG GTGCGTATCTACAGCCCGTACCAGGACTACTATGAGGTGGTGTCCCCCAACGCGCACGAGGCCACATATGTTCGAAGCTACTATGGACCGCCCTACGGACAGCCCTACCCAG GCCCCGGAGGCGTAACGCACGTGGTAGTGCGGGAGGATCCCTGCTACAGCTCGGGAGCCCCGCTGGCCATGGGCATGCTCGCGGGGGCGGCCACCGGTGCGGCGCTGGGCTCGCTCATGTGGTCGCCCTGTTGGTTCTGA
- the PLEKHB1 gene encoding pleckstrin homology domain-containing family B member 1 isoform X2 produces the protein MLLWPARNMSPAAPVPPDSVLGSPFEEMALVRGGWLWRQSSILRRWKRNWFALWLDGTLGYYHDENAQDEEDRVLIRSNVRNIKIGQECQDVQPPEGRSRDGLLTVSLREGSRLHLCAETQDDAIAWKTALLEANSTPVRIYSPYQDYYEVVSPNAHEATYVRSYYGPPYGQPYPGPGGVTHVVVREDPCYSSGAPLAMGMLAGAATGAALGSLMWSPCWF, from the exons ATGCTGCTCTGGCCGGCGAGGAACATGAGCCCTGCAGCCCcg GTCCCGCCTGACTCCGTCCTGGGAAGTCCTTTTGAagaaatggccctggtgaggggTGGCTGGCTGTGGAGACAGA GCTCTATCCTTCGCCGCTGGAAACGGAACTGGTTCGCTCTGTGGCTGGATGGGACCCTGGGCTACTACCATGACGAGAATGCGCAGGACGAGGAGGACCGTGTGCTTATCCGCTCCAATGTTCGCAACATAAAGATCGGCCAGGAGTGCCAGG ATGTGCAGCCCCCAGAGGGCCGGAGCCGAGATGGGCTGCTGACTGTGAGTCTACGGGAAGGCTCCCGCCTGCACCTGTGTGCGGAGACGCAGGATGACGCCAT AGCTTGGAAGACTGCGCTGCTGGAGGCGAATTCCACCCCG GTGCGTATCTACAGCCCGTACCAGGACTACTATGAGGTGGTGTCCCCCAACGCGCACGAGGCCACATATGTTCGAAGCTACTATGGACCGCCCTACGGACAGCCCTACCCAG GCCCCGGAGGCGTAACGCACGTGGTAGTGCGGGAGGATCCCTGCTACAGCTCGGGAGCCCCGCTGGCCATGGGCATGCTCGCGGGGGCGGCCACCGGTGCGGCGCTGGGCTCGCTCATGTGGTCGCCCTGTTGGTTCTGA